The window TCAGATGGTTTATGTCATGTACTTTGaggtttttacaaataaattctcCCAATTTGCATCGCTTTGTTCTTCATTACATCTTTAATACAAGATTTCTCAAAGTTAGACACAGAAATCAGTTTGCAGATGAAGTAATGGAGCACTACTGAATTCTCAAGAAGAGGTTCGTAGAAGAAACTTCCCTCTTTGACTTGATTGCAAGAACAGATTAAATTAATATCAGTATTTATACACATGCATCAtacaaaaaaagtgtttcttGCTGTTCGGAAAATAAATTTGCTTCCTTCGGTATATGAACAATGTCTTGCTTCTTTCCTGttttgtcatcgtaggtgcagcAAGTGTCAAAGTGACATAATGAGAAAACGCTTTAAAGACAGGAGCATCAGATTATCACTTCTGAATCGGTGGTGTGGACTGATTTATTAAGGTATACAATATTTTGCTACTAcaactttagtttttttttagattgtttttttAGATTGTGATGATTTCTTTGAATTCAGTTTTGCTCAGAAAATGTTCTCTGATCTATAGGCAAcagagaaaacatttaaatatatatataattatatattcctaacatcaaatgtataaatatgGGTTCCGCATACGAgataatatgcattttaatatttacagaaaaaagaaactaagCATAAAATGCTTAAATTATTTCGAGGGGTATTTTTCATTGCTTGTAAGATtgaaacatttctttatttaaatgtatttgtacatttacataTCTAATAATGAAATTGTTCTGAAACATAGATGTTGCTAGTTAACactgcatgcatgcatatatataatatatctaaTTCTCTCATACATTTCTTTCAGTTTTAagaagtgttatttttttttcctcacattatCACTTGTAACCTACATGTTGGTATTTCCCTTTAACTAGTTTCACATCTCAcattcatacatacacacacaatatgTATGTATAGGTGCTGCTAAATTTGCATTCTAGAAAATTTGTTTTgagtattaatattttttagtaGCTTGTCGTAATTGTAAGTACTCTATCAAAAGGATGACTCAGTTGTTGCATAGATATTCCAAATACCCTAACGGCCTGAAAAAAGTATAACCTAATCATGCATTCTGATCTCTGTATGTGTGTTGcggaatcattttttttctcagtaataACACCTGATCCTGTGACAAGTTTCTTCATGCTCTTCATCCTGAGATGCAATACtatatatttagaatttatCTGAGCCTATTCTAGACATACTGCATTCTTTATTATTCCAAGGATACGGTAGATGCATATTTAACACAGTTGTTTGGTTTAGTCAGTCCCATCTGTATTGAACCGTTTTTATTGCCATTAGTAAGTGACCTACTTAAAGCTCCATTGTGTGGTCAAGATACTGGATTAGATACCAGTGTCTGTAGAGGAACAATTACATTGAGAATAATTCCTTGTCAAACAATATTTCACTGATGCTAAAGACCATAAAACCATTGCTTGCCAGTTTTTAGTATTGAGATGATTATCAGCTTCCTGTTGTGtataaatggtgttttttttttgtttgttttttcaaggGTTGACAGAACTTCAACATGCATCAGTTAAACACACTATCTAAATGTAACCATGAGACACTTTGAATTCTGTAGTATTGCATGTATTGCTCTTGCTTGAGAGCCATCAGATATTGACTGCATTTAGCTCAGATGAGTAGCATATCTTTACCAAACATTTGTTTGTAAGGTTTGCAATGTGTATTTTGTTTACCACCACTACATTTAATATAACCAGACCTGGCAGATATCAGTGCAAAATGATCAGAAATGCCTATGAAACAtatcaaaatgtcaaaatagtGAACCGTGTCAATAAATCATCGACATGTCAAGAATACTCTGAAATCAGTTAACACGTCGAAGCCCATAGGAAAAAAGGTCATGgtaattattacataaaatgtttaaattgacCTACTAAGTTATATATTGAAATTATGATATTctaagtattaattattatatcatGACTAATTACATTATATCAAACATTTTGactgtcataattatgactcaCAAAATTTCAGCTTTTCGTCTCATGACTTTTGTCATACTTATGACTTAATCTCATAATTGTGACCTGTGTCAATTTCGACATAATCTCATAATTGAGGTTGTCATGATGCTTTATCTCAGTTATGACTTCTGTAATTATTAGTTTATCACCGTTCaccttttatctcataattgactTTGTCATAAGACTTTTATCTCAAAATTAAGACTTGGTATGTCATCATTTTATCTTTTtcttctcataattttgacttttttcataATTGACTTACTGTAGGATGTCATCGTTTTGACatatcataattatgagaacGTATTTGTATTTCAGAATTTCACCTTTTTATCTCATAGTTGACTTTTTCTATGAAAtttttgactttatatctcataatcaAATTTTTCAATTCTTACAATTGACTTCATATGTCAAAagattttatctcataattatgacttagtatttttccaacataatttactttttttcatacttatgacattttatctcataatttttatCTCATCTTATCtcatagattattattattgttttaatccTATGTTATCTCATATTTAACAAAGCATGATTTTTTCATTGACATTAAAACACTTGCATTTTCCCATTGTTTCTAGTGCATCTAGTGACGATGGCGTGGACGGTGTCTCTGAGTAACCTGGTGTTAGCAGTCTACGGATTCACACTGATCACAGGCCTTCCCGCCAACGTCTTGGCTTTCTACACCTTCTTGCAGAAGGTCCGCCAGCGCTCCACCCCGATGGACGTGCTTTTACTCAGTTTAACCATCTCTGACCTGATCTTCCTCTTTTTCCTGCCGTTTCGCATGGTGGAGGCGGCCAACATGAAATGGACGCTGCCTTACTTCCTCTGTCCGCTGTCGGGATTCATCTTCTACTCGGTCATCGCCAACAGCGTCCTTCACCTGACGGCCATCAGCGTGGAGCGCTACCTGGGTGTGGCTTTCCCCATTAAATACAAGCTTAAACGCAATCCCAGAAGTGCCGTGATAGCCAGCGTCATATTCTGGGTGGTTTCAATGGCGCACTGCAGTATCGTCTACATCATGCAATACGACAACTATTTCAACCCCAACATCACTGATCCATCCAAACATAACACCTGTTATGAAGAATTCACTGATGAACAACTCAAGATCCTCCTGCCTTTTCGACTGGAGCTTTCTGTTGTCTTCTTCTTCATCCCTTTCCTCATCTGCTGCTTCTGCTACATCCAATGCATCCGCACACTTTCCCGACTATCCAACGTCAACGCCAAGAAGCGGTATAGAGCCATCGGGATGGCGTTGGGCACGCTTCTGGTCTTCGTTATCTGTTTCTTGCCCTTCAACATGTCACAAGTGGAGGGATTCGTAAGGGGCTACAGCTCTGAATGGAGACAACCTGCTTTACTCACCAGCACGTTGAATGCATGTCTCGACCCTTTCGTATTCTACTTCTCTTCTTCCGCACTCAGAGAGACTTTCAGGAAGATGTTGCAGGGGCTGGCGAGGCGTTTGCTCCTTCCTTGCTGCCGCTTGGCTCACTGCTGCCCTTTATTCAACCGTGGGAAACCAGACGAGCGAACGCAGAGCTCTGATGACAGCATCCGCTAACATTTCAAGCCAGTCTCTGCACCGATTAATCTGCCTGCCGTCATCAATGCATATCATTCAGTCCAAAGCCAATTAATATAATTCTGATGCACCACCATGACCCAATGCTTTATGGACAGACAGAAGAAGAGCAGCATAGAAATGATTCCAGAATAAAAATCAAGCATGGTTGCATGACAATTTTACCTAAATCTTTGCAGCAGCCGTTTCGTTTACAATGAAATGAAGAGCTTGAGTGAGCAAATTACAGTGCAAAAAGCAATTGTATCTGAACTGTACATCTAACATTTGAACTAAAACGCAGCATTCACTAACAGCAATGCTATAAATATAATCAAACCAGCGactttgtaaaataaattttctttGCTActagtattttaataaaagaaacTCAAACAAATTATGCATCTACACTTTATTCCTCCGTCCTGAACTACTCACCCATTATGCATGAATGCGGTTTATTTTCTACACAGCACTTAATATGCTCTGCTTGTTTTTAACCTGCCATCTTTTTAGATAGACCAACACAAACCTGTTCCGGTGATGTCACTTCCTTTTCCTGGTACAACTTTTGGTGGTACAGGATGGTTTTTGAGTCAGTTATTTTATCAGTTCTGTTTTAAATTGCTAATAATTAATCTAATTTATCACATATAATTTGAATACTTGGTGTCACTGTAGCAGATTTTGAACCGTTGCATCTTGTTTCCTAACTCGGTTATCAGAATTTATGATCTCTCTGTCTGTTATTACACTTGAATGTCACGGTTTTGTTATTCACCTAGCAACTACACTGTGTCTGTGTTTACTTTTTAGTGCAGGTGGGAGGATGGTTGAACTGCATGTGGTGCAGTTGCATTTACTGCTCAAACGATTGGCTCATACAGGTATGTTTTTCTATGTGCAAAGATGGCAGGATGCACGTTGCTTACAAGACTGCATTTACTAGTCAAGCCACTGCCATTAAGATGAATGGAAATGCTAACAAATAGATGTGCATTCTTTAAATAATCAAGTTCAAAGATCGTACAGCTttgctttaaatgctttttttgtgcattgcattgcattgcatgtTAGTCTGCATTCTTCAGTGCATTGCCAGTATACCCTGCAAGTTTACTAGATAACGGCCATAAACATCACATCTATTTATTGCTGCTACTGTATTATTCTGAGCAATGCTGTCAACTTTAAACGTAAGTTTGTGTCTTCTCTGCCCTACTTCTACTTCAGCAAAAGCTGCATCTCTTTTTAGCCTTGCGACAGCATCTA is drawn from Onychostoma macrolepis isolate SWU-2019 chromosome 16, ASM1243209v1, whole genome shotgun sequence and contains these coding sequences:
- the LOC131521465 gene encoding free fatty acid receptor 3, which gives rise to MAWTVSLSNLVLAVYGFTLITGLPANVLAFYTFLQKVRQRSTPMDVLLLSLTISDLIFLFFLPFRMVEAANMKWTLPYFLCPLSGFIFYSVIANSVLHLTAISVERYLGVAFPIKYKLKRNPRSAVIASVIFWVVSMAHCSIVYIMQYDNYFNPNITDPSKHNTCYEEFTDEQLKILLPFRLELSVVFFFIPFLICCFCYIQCIRTLSRLSNVNAKKRYRAIGMALGTLLVFVICFLPFNMSQVEGFVRGYSSEWRQPALLTSTLNACLDPFVFYFSSSALRETFRKMLQGLARRLLLPCCRLAHCCPLFNRGKPDERTQSSDDSIR